One genomic segment of Aquamicrobium lusatiense includes these proteins:
- a CDS encoding cystathionine gamma-synthase family protein — protein sequence MTAPKPSRTHIGNHKLHPETMMLSYGFDPLLSEGAVKPPVFLTSTFVFHSAEEGRDFFDYTSGRKEPPQGTSAGLVYSRFNHPNSEIVEDRLAVYENTDSCVLFSSGMSAISTAILAYAKPGDVILHSQPLYGGTETLLARTLAGLGIQAVGFSNGVDGEAVRKAAKDAAAKGRVSIILVETPSNPINSVIDLALMRQVADELGSSQGHRPVVMCDNTMLGPVFQRPVELGADVSLYSLTKYVGGHSDLIAGAAMGPKDVIKPIKALRGAIGTQLDAHSCWMLGRSLETLALRMEKADANAKVVAQFLRDHDKVEKVHYLPFLDAGSPEAKVFQAQCTGAGSTFSFDIRGGEKAAFAFLNALQLFKLAVSLGGTESLASHPAAMTHSGVPLEVRQRIGVLETTIRLSIGVEHPDDLVADLEQALAAA from the coding sequence ATGACCGCGCCAAAACCCTCCAGAACCCATATCGGCAATCACAAGCTGCATCCCGAGACGATGATGCTGAGCTACGGGTTCGACCCGTTGCTTTCGGAAGGCGCGGTCAAGCCGCCGGTTTTCCTGACCTCGACCTTCGTGTTCCATTCGGCCGAGGAGGGGCGCGATTTCTTCGACTACACTTCCGGCCGCAAGGAACCGCCGCAGGGCACCAGCGCGGGACTGGTCTATTCGCGCTTCAACCATCCCAACAGCGAGATCGTCGAGGACCGGCTGGCGGTTTATGAAAACACCGACAGCTGCGTGCTGTTCTCGTCCGGCATGTCCGCCATCTCGACGGCGATCCTCGCCTACGCGAAGCCGGGTGACGTCATCCTGCACTCGCAGCCGCTCTATGGCGGCACGGAGACGCTGCTGGCGCGCACGCTGGCCGGGCTTGGCATCCAGGCCGTCGGCTTCTCCAATGGCGTCGATGGCGAGGCGGTTCGCAAGGCGGCGAAGGACGCCGCTGCAAAGGGGCGGGTGTCGATCATTCTGGTGGAAACGCCGTCCAATCCCATCAACAGCGTCATCGATCTCGCGCTGATGCGGCAGGTGGCGGATGAGCTTGGCAGTTCGCAGGGCCACCGCCCGGTGGTGATGTGCGACAACACGATGCTCGGGCCGGTCTTCCAGCGCCCGGTGGAACTTGGCGCGGACGTGTCGCTCTATTCGCTGACGAAATATGTGGGTGGTCATTCCGATCTCATCGCCGGGGCCGCGATGGGGCCGAAGGACGTCATCAAGCCGATCAAGGCGCTGCGCGGGGCCATCGGCACCCAGCTCGACGCGCATTCCTGCTGGATGCTCGGCCGCTCGCTGGAAACGCTGGCGCTGCGCATGGAAAAAGCCGACGCCAATGCGAAGGTCGTGGCGCAATTCCTGCGCGACCACGACAAGGTGGAAAAGGTTCATTACCTGCCATTCCTTGACGCCGGCAGCCCGGAAGCCAAGGTGTTTCAGGCCCAGTGCACGGGTGCGGGCTCGACCTTCTCCTTCGACATTCGCGGCGGCGAGAAGGCCGCTTTTGCGTTCCTCAACGCGTTGCAGTTGTTCAAGCTGGCGGTCAGTCTCGGCGGCACGGAATCGCTGGCCAGCCATCCGGCCGCCATGACCCATTCAGGCGTGCCGCTGGAGGTGCGCCAGCGCATCGGCGTGCTCGAAACCACCATCCGCCTGTCGATCGGCGTCGAGCATCCCGATGATCTGGTTGCCGATCTGGAGCAGGCGCTGGCCGCGGCCTGA
- a CDS encoding Lrp/AsnC family transcriptional regulator — protein sequence MTQKIADEFDRKILSQLQADARLPNIDLAERIGLSPSPCLRRVRRLEESGVIRGYTALVDPAAFGWTMTALATIRLVQQNEDYIVMFEQAVQEWDEVLECHLVTGQRDYLLKVAASGLGEYERFIKEKIARLKCVASIETSFIMSTIKERRI from the coding sequence ATGACGCAAAAAATTGCCGATGAGTTCGACCGGAAAATTCTCAGCCAGTTGCAGGCGGATGCGCGCCTGCCCAACATCGATCTGGCCGAAAGGATAGGCCTGTCGCCCTCGCCCTGCCTGCGGCGCGTGCGGCGGCTGGAGGAAAGCGGCGTCATCCGCGGCTACACCGCACTGGTCGACCCCGCGGCCTTCGGCTGGACCATGACCGCGCTCGCCACAATCCGGCTCGTCCAGCAGAACGAGGACTACATCGTCATGTTCGAGCAGGCCGTTCAGGAGTGGGACGAGGTTCTGGAATGCCATCTCGTCACCGGCCAGCGGGACTATCTGCTCAAGGTCGCGGCCTCCGGGCTCGGCGAATATGAGCGCTTCATCAAGGAAAAGATCGCGCGCCTGAAATGCGTGGCCTCGATCGAGACGTCCTTCATCATGAGCACGATCAAGGAACGGCGCATCTGA
- a CDS encoding ABC transporter substrate-binding protein, with the protein MKKMLVSLLAGAMSFAAAQAMAADKVVLQLKWVAQGQFAGYFVAKEKGFYEEEGLDVEIKNGGPDIAPEQVIAGGGADVIVTWMAAGLAARDKGVNLVNIAQPYAKSGLELICPKDGPVQTEADFKGHTLGVWFFGNEYPFYAWMNKLGLPTEGGADGVTVLKQSFDVQPLIQKQADCISVMTYNEYWQAIDAGFKPEDLVVFNYTDLGNDLLEDGLYVIEDNLKDPAFEDKMVRFVRASMKGWKYAVDNPEEAAEAVMEAGGEDENHQKRMVGEVGKLIGDGKLDPVVYERTAKALLDQKIITKEPEGAYTTAITDKAL; encoded by the coding sequence ATGAAAAAAATGCTCGTATCGTTGCTTGCCGGGGCGATGTCCTTTGCCGCCGCGCAGGCCATGGCTGCGGACAAGGTGGTGCTGCAGCTCAAATGGGTGGCTCAGGGCCAGTTCGCAGGCTATTTCGTGGCCAAGGAAAAGGGTTTCTATGAGGAGGAAGGGCTCGACGTCGAGATCAAGAACGGCGGCCCCGACATTGCGCCCGAGCAGGTGATCGCCGGCGGCGGCGCCGATGTGATCGTGACCTGGATGGCGGCGGGACTGGCCGCCCGCGACAAGGGCGTCAATCTCGTCAACATCGCCCAGCCCTATGCCAAGTCTGGCCTTGAACTGATCTGCCCGAAGGATGGGCCGGTGCAGACCGAAGCCGACTTCAAGGGCCATACGCTTGGCGTGTGGTTCTTCGGCAACGAATATCCGTTCTATGCGTGGATGAACAAGCTGGGGCTGCCGACCGAAGGCGGGGCGGACGGCGTGACCGTGCTGAAGCAGAGCTTTGACGTGCAGCCGCTGATCCAGAAGCAGGCCGACTGCATCTCGGTGATGACCTATAACGAATACTGGCAGGCCATCGATGCCGGCTTCAAGCCCGAGGATCTCGTGGTCTTCAACTATACCGACCTTGGCAACGACCTGCTGGAGGACGGGCTCTATGTCATCGAGGACAATCTCAAGGATCCGGCATTCGAGGACAAGATGGTGCGCTTTGTGCGCGCTTCCATGAAAGGCTGGAAATATGCCGTCGACAATCCGGAAGAAGCGGCTGAAGCCGTCATGGAAGCCGGCGGCGAGGACGAAAACCACCAGAAGCGCATGGTGGGCGAGGTCGGCAAGCTGATCGGCGACGGCAAGCTCGACCCGGTGGTCTATGAGCGCACCGCAAAGGCGCTTCTCGACCAGAAGATCATCACCAAGGAGCCGGAGGGCGCCTACACCACGGCGATCACTGACAAGGCGCTGTAA